In a genomic window of Stakelama saccharophila:
- a CDS encoding PepSY-associated TM helix domain-containing protein has product MTFDRAAFYRTIWRWHFYAGLFVIPFVLLLAVTGSFYLFKPQVERWEERAFHDLPVENSVSPQNRVEAALAAFPGARFDSYRLPERPGDATMIHVALAGGRSMTDVFVSPRGKVLGSIAPENRLMEIDKDIHGEMLLGKRGSWLVELAASWAIVLVLTGLYLWWPRGRKFAGVVWPRLRSGKRIFWRDLHAVTGFWISGLVLVLLGTGLPWAGLWGGAFKAARTELGWVNGPQDWTLAGEAPAGDAGDLHAGHDHAAMMRALPAASALIGPPIGLDAMVAKAEAENLAFPVIVIPPGAPGRLGKPGRMVWSIRSDAQNRPLRTTITYDMATGRELSRKGFADGHLADRVVGYGIAWHEGQLFGWINQFVGVLTAIGLITMAVSGFVMWRRRKPEDVLGAPPPASVPARIGGVVPILLVLAALLPLLAGSLVVLWLFDRLVLPHIPRIADWLGVPTKAAALPS; this is encoded by the coding sequence ATGACCTTCGATCGCGCCGCATTCTACCGCACCATCTGGCGCTGGCATTTCTATGCCGGGCTGTTCGTCATCCCCTTCGTGCTGCTGCTCGCGGTCACCGGGAGTTTCTACCTGTTCAAGCCGCAGGTGGAGCGATGGGAGGAGCGCGCCTTCCACGACCTGCCGGTCGAGAACTCGGTTTCCCCCCAGAACCGGGTGGAGGCGGCACTGGCCGCTTTCCCCGGCGCGCGCTTCGATAGCTACCGCCTGCCCGAACGGCCGGGCGATGCCACGATGATCCATGTGGCGCTCGCGGGCGGCAGGTCGATGACGGACGTGTTCGTTTCCCCTCGGGGCAAGGTGCTGGGCAGCATCGCCCCCGAGAACCGGCTGATGGAGATCGACAAGGATATTCACGGAGAAATGCTGCTCGGCAAGCGCGGAAGCTGGCTGGTCGAGCTGGCGGCAAGCTGGGCGATCGTGCTGGTGCTCACCGGCCTCTATTTGTGGTGGCCGCGCGGGCGGAAATTCGCCGGCGTCGTCTGGCCGCGCTTGCGGAGCGGCAAGCGCATCTTCTGGCGCGACCTGCACGCGGTCACGGGGTTCTGGATTTCGGGGCTGGTGCTGGTGCTGCTCGGCACCGGCCTGCCCTGGGCGGGATTGTGGGGCGGCGCGTTCAAGGCGGCCCGCACCGAGCTGGGCTGGGTAAACGGTCCGCAGGACTGGACGCTCGCGGGCGAGGCGCCGGCCGGTGACGCGGGCGACCTTCACGCCGGGCACGATCACGCCGCGATGATGCGGGCATTGCCGGCAGCGTCGGCCCTGATTGGTCCCCCGATCGGGTTGGATGCGATGGTGGCGAAAGCGGAAGCGGAAAACCTCGCCTTTCCGGTAATCGTCATCCCACCGGGCGCGCCGGGCCGCCTCGGCAAGCCGGGCAGGATGGTGTGGAGCATCCGTTCGGACGCACAAAACCGTCCGCTGCGCACCACCATCACCTATGACATGGCGACCGGCCGCGAACTGTCCCGCAAAGGCTTTGCCGACGGCCATCTCGCGGATCGCGTCGTGGGTTACGGCATCGCTTGGCACGAGGGGCAGCTTTTTGGCTGGATCAACCAGTTCGTCGGCGTGCTCACCGCCATCGGCCTCATCACCATGGCGGTGAGCGGGTTCGTGATGTGGCGGCGGCGCAAGCCGGAGGATGTGCTGGGCGCCCCGCCGCCGGCAAGCGTGCCGGCACGCATCGGGGGCGTGGTGCCGATCCTCCTCGTGCTCGCCGCGCTCCTGCCCTTGCTGGCCGGTTCGCTGGTCGTGCTCTGGCTGTTCGATCGGCTCGTTCTTCCCCATATTCCGCGAATTGCCGACTGGCTCGGCGTACCCACGAAAGCGGCGGCCCTCCCATCATGA
- a CDS encoding TonB-dependent receptor, which yields MHISHFALASALVATPAFAQQAPAASPDPSRSDEAANDRILVVGQKDAPITVVPRGLSVSLGKEEFDAINAVNVEDLMKYAPNFYVRKRFAGDDNAVVALRGANTIQSARTIVLVDGFVVSNFLGNRWDYPPKWNVVGPSEVRQFDIVYGPYSARYGGNSMGGVISVTTQEPEGTSAYGTVQGMVMPFREYGYDETFTGYSIEGGAGWKQENGPWSIYGGFRHFENTGQSMTYNLLSRATGTAPATPVTGAYDDDRLAMPVFGGASPVDVTQGQARLRIGYDAGGGWKIEGLGFIWKTRQDLTDPRSFLTDADGDPVYQGRVSYEGRVWNATGLDFSTMRRTESLAGLKLAGPLAGWNVSANFSHYWIPRQDSRTSTDFATGAASGAGTQTIQNTPGWWTGDLTGEQRFGAHKLAFGLNANLYETSQDTFSTTNWRSATNPVFTAATQGKTSLWGIWAEDAWSIGDDFTLTGGIRYDRWHAFDGGISGLVAGAREDAFYASRTDDSVSPKLSLQGRLPGDIDLQLSFGTATRFPTVGELFQGRFDTDLGIIDPESFDPDLRPEKSKDANLILSRGFGKVRTTASIFYQGIDDAIFSFQGLNQFGTVVSSYKNVDRMRQVGVELIIEARDILPGLDIDGNVAWTDAKTLRNVADPRAEGVQFPRIPRWRANGNIRYQVAEPVKLSLGWRFATRPNSDLLGQKRGGAYGFQTEYFFVDTRASFALNKVLELSIGVDNIFNDRAYVSHPLPQRTFVADVKARF from the coding sequence TTGCATATTTCCCATTTCGCGCTCGCCAGTGCGCTGGTCGCGACGCCTGCCTTTGCGCAGCAGGCACCCGCCGCCTCGCCGGATCCCTCCCGCTCCGACGAGGCCGCCAATGACCGCATCCTCGTCGTCGGCCAGAAGGACGCGCCGATCACCGTGGTGCCGCGCGGCCTCTCCGTCTCGCTCGGCAAGGAAGAATTCGACGCGATCAATGCGGTCAATGTCGAAGACCTGATGAAATACGCGCCCAATTTCTATGTGCGCAAACGCTTCGCCGGGGACGATAATGCCGTGGTCGCGCTGCGCGGCGCGAACACCATTCAGAGCGCGCGCACGATCGTACTGGTCGACGGGTTCGTCGTTTCCAACTTCCTTGGCAACCGCTGGGACTATCCGCCCAAATGGAACGTCGTCGGTCCGTCCGAGGTGCGGCAGTTCGACATCGTCTATGGCCCCTATTCGGCCCGCTATGGCGGCAATTCGATGGGCGGTGTCATCTCGGTGACGACGCAGGAGCCCGAAGGGACATCGGCCTATGGCACGGTGCAGGGCATGGTCATGCCGTTCAGGGAATATGGCTATGACGAAACCTTCACCGGCTACAGCATCGAGGGCGGCGCGGGCTGGAAGCAGGAGAACGGACCGTGGAGCATCTATGGCGGTTTCCGTCATTTCGAGAATACCGGCCAATCGATGACCTACAACCTGCTGAGCCGCGCCACCGGGACGGCGCCGGCCACGCCGGTAACGGGCGCCTATGATGACGACCGCCTCGCGATGCCGGTGTTCGGCGGCGCATCGCCCGTCGATGTCACGCAAGGCCAGGCGCGGTTGCGGATCGGCTATGACGCCGGGGGCGGCTGGAAGATCGAGGGCCTGGGCTTCATCTGGAAGACCAGGCAGGACCTCACCGATCCGCGCAGCTTCCTGACCGATGCCGATGGTGATCCCGTCTATCAGGGTCGCGTGTCCTATGAAGGCCGGGTCTGGAATGCCACCGGCCTGGATTTTTCGACCATGCGACGCACCGAATCTCTCGCCGGGTTAAAGCTGGCCGGGCCGCTTGCCGGTTGGAACGTCTCGGCGAACTTCTCCCATTACTGGATACCCAGGCAGGACAGCCGTACGTCGACCGACTTTGCGACCGGCGCCGCATCGGGCGCGGGCACGCAGACGATCCAGAACACACCGGGATGGTGGACCGGCGACCTGACAGGCGAGCAGCGCTTCGGCGCGCACAAGCTCGCCTTCGGCCTCAACGCCAATCTCTATGAAACCTCGCAAGACACGTTCAGCACAACCAACTGGCGCTCGGCCACCAACCCGGTTTTCACCGCAGCGACCCAGGGCAAGACGAGTCTGTGGGGCATATGGGCAGAGGATGCCTGGTCGATCGGAGACGATTTCACCCTGACCGGCGGCATCCGATACGATCGCTGGCATGCCTTCGACGGGGGTATCTCCGGCCTGGTCGCCGGCGCCCGCGAAGACGCCTTCTACGCCAGCCGCACCGACGATTCGGTCAGTCCCAAGCTCAGCCTCCAGGGCAGGCTTCCCGGCGACATCGACTTGCAACTGAGCTTCGGCACCGCCACCCGCTTCCCGACCGTGGGCGAATTGTTCCAGGGCCGGTTCGATACCGATCTCGGCATCATCGACCCCGAAAGCTTCGATCCCGATCTGCGCCCGGAAAAGTCGAAGGACGCCAACCTGATCCTGAGCCGCGGCTTCGGCAAGGTGCGAACCACCGCCAGCATCTTCTACCAGGGCATCGACGACGCGATCTTCAGCTTTCAGGGGCTCAACCAGTTCGGCACGGTCGTCAGTTCCTACAAGAATGTCGATCGGATGCGGCAGGTGGGCGTCGAGCTGATTATCGAGGCCAGGGATATCCTGCCCGGCCTCGACATCGACGGCAACGTCGCCTGGACCGACGCCAAGACGCTGCGCAACGTCGCCGATCCGCGCGCCGAGGGCGTGCAATTCCCGCGCATCCCGCGCTGGCGGGCCAATGGCAATATCCGCTACCAGGTGGCGGAGCCGGTCAAGCTCTCCCTCGGCTGGCGCTTCGCGACGCGACCCAACTCCGATCTGCTCGGACAGAAGCGTGGCGGGGCTTACGGCTTCCAGACCGAATATTTCTTCGTCGACACTCGCGCGTCCTTCGCGCTCAACAAGGTGCTGGAGCTGAGCATCGGCGTGGACAACATCTTCAACGACCGGGCGTACGTCTCGCATCCGCTGCCGCAGCGGACGTTCGTTGCCGATGTCAAGGCGAGGTTCTGA
- a CDS encoding GMC family oxidoreductase, with protein sequence MAIDDPQREPRAGAGRAPDVMRPGGWVPMREYREDEAVDFAIVGTGAGGGTLACKLAEAGFSVVAFDAGPYWRPLEDFASDECEQQKLYWTDDRIVDGDHPLKMGANNSGRSVGGSTVHFAMVSLRFRPEHFRTRSTLGYGVDWPIDWREMWRYYDEVERTLHISGPVRYPWGPDRGRYPLRAHPLNAAAEYLARGAEALGIDWTETPIATLSAPVGRSHPCVYRGFCVTGCSTNAKQSVLVTWLPRALKAGAEIRDLAMVGRVETKNGRCTGVHYHREGAWRFQKARNVVVAGYAIETPRLLLNSANQEFPEGLANSSGLVGKNLMTQLNQAAWGQVDDEVRSYKGPPSLAISEHWNYTDAGKDYHGGWSYMSQGPLPQVWAKSLAGGRGLWGQALIDEMARNNHSVGLKMVGEVLPYERNRVTLADETDQYGLRIPRITFSMGPNEQAMIDHAVDFMDRSLEATGARERWKEMDDTAHLNGTARMGDDPATSVVDADCRSWDIPNLWICDGSVFPTVGGVNPSLTIQAIACRTGDRIAEMSRKGEL encoded by the coding sequence ATGGCAATTGACGATCCGCAACGCGAACCGCGTGCCGGGGCAGGGCGCGCGCCGGATGTGATGCGGCCGGGCGGCTGGGTGCCGATGCGCGAATATCGCGAGGACGAGGCGGTCGATTTCGCCATCGTCGGCACCGGCGCGGGCGGCGGGACGCTCGCCTGCAAGCTGGCCGAGGCGGGCTTTTCCGTGGTTGCGTTCGACGCCGGCCCCTATTGGCGGCCGCTGGAGGATTTCGCCTCCGACGAGTGCGAGCAGCAAAAGCTCTACTGGACCGACGACCGCATTGTCGACGGCGACCATCCACTCAAGATGGGGGCCAACAATTCGGGCAGATCCGTCGGCGGCTCGACCGTGCACTTCGCCATGGTGTCGCTGCGCTTCCGCCCGGAGCATTTCAGGACGCGCTCGACCCTCGGCTACGGCGTCGACTGGCCGATCGACTGGCGGGAGATGTGGCGCTATTACGACGAGGTCGAGCGCACGCTGCACATTTCCGGGCCGGTTCGCTATCCCTGGGGGCCGGACCGGGGGCGCTATCCCCTGCGCGCGCATCCCCTGAACGCGGCCGCCGAATATCTGGCCAGAGGCGCGGAAGCGCTCGGCATCGACTGGACCGAGACGCCGATCGCGACCCTTTCCGCACCGGTCGGCCGGTCGCACCCTTGCGTCTATCGCGGCTTCTGCGTCACCGGCTGCAGCACCAATGCCAAACAATCGGTGCTTGTCACCTGGCTCCCGCGCGCGCTGAAAGCGGGTGCCGAGATACGCGATCTCGCCATGGTCGGCAGGGTCGAGACGAAGAACGGGCGCTGCACCGGGGTTCATTATCACCGCGAGGGCGCTTGGCGTTTTCAGAAGGCGCGCAACGTCGTGGTCGCCGGCTATGCGATCGAAACGCCGCGGCTGTTGCTCAATTCGGCCAACCAGGAATTCCCCGAAGGCCTTGCCAACAGTTCCGGGCTGGTCGGCAAGAACCTGATGACCCAGCTCAACCAGGCGGCCTGGGGCCAGGTCGACGACGAAGTCCGCTCCTATAAGGGGCCGCCCAGCCTCGCCATTTCCGAACACTGGAACTACACCGACGCGGGCAAGGACTATCACGGCGGCTGGTCCTATATGAGCCAGGGGCCGCTGCCGCAGGTCTGGGCCAAGAGCCTGGCGGGCGGGCGCGGCCTGTGGGGGCAGGCGCTGATTGACGAGATGGCGCGCAACAACCATTCGGTCGGGCTGAAGATGGTGGGCGAGGTGCTACCCTATGAACGCAACCGCGTGACGCTCGCCGACGAGACTGACCAATACGGGCTCAGAATTCCGCGCATCACCTTTTCGATGGGGCCCAACGAACAGGCCATGATCGATCATGCCGTCGATTTCATGGACCGCAGCCTGGAAGCGACCGGCGCGCGCGAGCGTTGGAAGGAGATGGACGACACCGCCCATCTGAACGGCACCGCGCGCATGGGCGACGATCCGGCAACCAGCGTCGTCGATGCCGACTGCCGAAGCTGGGACATCCCCAATCTGTGGATCTGCGACGGCTCGGTCTTTCCCACCGTCGGCGGGGTGAATCCCTCGCTCACCATCCAGGCGATCGCCTGCCGCACCGGCGACCGTATCGCCGAAATGAGCCGCAAGGGGGAATTGTGA
- a CDS encoding efflux transporter outer membrane subunit, whose product MKVRTTIGVALISAGLVGCATSEPYRPEGKVTVPDAYVSDFRPSVGDVDLWWQGFDDPALNALVSRALERNLTIAAARKRLKAARALVTAERSDRAPSVDGYGEAALSGDTDGASETDAGAGADFLLDLDLPGRLSLEVEAAAANARANAYFVADQRRVIAAAVASQYVELRRTQARLALLEESTTLQRRTLQIVEDRFSAGLSANLDVRRAAADLAQTTAQAGILRLQRAQAANALSVLTSDTPSPIPGTAASGDIERLIPRYDGGPPLGLPANLLRRRPDLLVAEARLAEAAANVGIERADLYPSLVLPGRIGTGGGGFEGLLGNLIGSVGASLDLPLFDGGRRRAEIAAARAEADARFDEYRRSVLEVLAEVENSLVAIESYQSRINSLEDAIDQSREAYTQLNALYREGLSSLFDVLDAQRQLIASRQSLIDSEADLANAVIDFYAAVGSPNGEALELEKACSGADCR is encoded by the coding sequence ATGAAGGTGCGGACCACGATCGGGGTCGCCCTCATCTCTGCCGGACTTGTCGGCTGTGCGACAAGCGAACCCTATCGGCCCGAGGGCAAGGTTACCGTTCCGGACGCCTATGTCAGCGATTTCCGGCCCAGCGTCGGTGATGTCGACCTGTGGTGGCAGGGATTCGACGATCCCGCGCTGAACGCGCTGGTATCGCGCGCGCTCGAGCGTAACCTGACGATCGCCGCAGCCCGCAAGCGGCTGAAGGCGGCGCGCGCGCTCGTCACTGCCGAGCGGTCGGACAGGGCGCCGTCGGTCGATGGATATGGCGAGGCGGCGCTAAGCGGCGACACCGACGGCGCAAGCGAGACCGATGCCGGCGCGGGCGCCGATTTCCTGCTCGACCTCGACCTGCCAGGCCGGCTGTCGCTGGAGGTCGAGGCAGCCGCCGCCAATGCACGGGCCAACGCATATTTCGTCGCCGATCAGCGCCGCGTCATCGCCGCCGCCGTGGCAAGCCAATATGTCGAGCTTCGCAGGACCCAGGCCCGCCTCGCGCTTCTCGAGGAATCGACCACGCTGCAACGGCGCACGCTGCAGATCGTCGAAGACCGTTTTTCCGCCGGACTTTCCGCAAATCTTGATGTACGGCGGGCCGCTGCCGATCTGGCGCAGACGACCGCGCAGGCAGGGATATTGCGGCTCCAGCGGGCGCAAGCGGCCAATGCGTTGTCGGTGCTGACGAGCGATACGCCCTCTCCGATTCCGGGAACGGCAGCGTCCGGCGATATCGAACGCCTGATCCCGCGCTATGACGGCGGACCGCCATTGGGGCTCCCGGCCAATCTGCTGCGGCGCCGGCCGGATCTGCTGGTCGCCGAAGCACGGCTGGCCGAAGCGGCAGCCAATGTCGGCATCGAGCGTGCGGACCTTTATCCCAGCCTGGTCCTGCCAGGGCGGATCGGTACTGGGGGTGGCGGTTTTGAAGGACTGCTCGGCAACCTGATCGGCTCGGTCGGCGCCTCGCTCGACCTTCCTCTGTTCGATGGCGGCCGCCGCCGGGCGGAGATCGCCGCCGCGCGGGCGGAGGCCGATGCCCGGTTCGACGAATATCGCCGCTCGGTGCTTGAGGTGCTGGCCGAGGTGGAGAATTCGCTGGTTGCGATCGAAAGCTACCAAAGCCGGATCAATTCGCTCGAGGACGCGATCGACCAGAGCCGGGAGGCCTATACCCAGCTCAACGCCCTCTATCGCGAGGGACTGAGTTCATTGTTCGACGTGCTGGACGCGCAGCGCCAGTTGATCGCCAGCCGCCAGTCGCTGATCGACAGCGAGGCCGATCTCGCCAACGCCGTGATCGATTTCTATGCCGCCGTAGGCAGCCCGAACGGTGAGGCGCTGGAGCTGGAGAAAGCTTGCAGCGGTGCCGACTGTCGGTGA
- a CDS encoding SDR family oxidoreductase yields the protein MAKQSCPPVVVITGASAGVGRAVVREFAKDKARIGLIARGRDGLKAAAREVEAAGGEALVLPLDVADHHAVDDAATQVEDRFGPIDIWVNVAFAGVLSRFIDMTMEDYERVTKVTYLGQVHGTHAALKRMLPRNKGSIVLVGSALAYRGIPLQSAYCGAKHAIQGFHDSVRSELFAAKSDVHIAMVQLPGVNTPQFDWIKTDLPMKPKPASPPYQPEIPARAIHYAAHHRRKSIKLGWPTLQAIWGDRLASPLLDRYLGATAVSGQQSDEPVEPGRKDNLYHPVAGDHGAHGRFDDTARRKSSEFWLTTHRTQIGLGAAAVVAAGVGLFAGRRRGR from the coding sequence ATGGCAAAGCAGTCCTGTCCCCCCGTCGTCGTCATCACCGGCGCCTCCGCCGGCGTCGGCCGCGCCGTGGTGCGCGAATTCGCGAAGGACAAGGCGCGCATCGGCCTGATCGCGCGCGGCCGCGACGGGCTGAAAGCCGCCGCGCGCGAGGTCGAGGCGGCAGGCGGCGAGGCGCTGGTCCTGCCGCTCGACGTCGCCGACCATCATGCGGTCGACGATGCCGCGACGCAGGTGGAGGACAGGTTCGGCCCGATCGACATCTGGGTGAACGTCGCCTTCGCCGGCGTCCTTTCCCGCTTCATCGACATGACGATGGAGGATTATGAGCGGGTGACGAAGGTCACCTATCTCGGCCAGGTCCACGGCACGCATGCTGCGTTGAAGCGGATGCTCCCGCGCAACAAGGGCAGCATCGTGCTCGTGGGCTCCGCCCTGGCCTATCGCGGTATTCCGCTGCAATCGGCTTATTGCGGGGCCAAGCACGCGATCCAGGGCTTTCACGATTCGGTGCGGTCCGAACTGTTCGCCGCCAAGAGCGACGTTCATATCGCCATGGTCCAGTTGCCCGGCGTCAACACGCCGCAATTCGACTGGATCAAGACCGACCTGCCGATGAAACCCAAGCCGGCGAGCCCGCCCTACCAGCCCGAGATCCCGGCCCGCGCCATCCATTATGCCGCGCATCATCGACGCAAGAGCATCAAGCTGGGCTGGCCGACGCTCCAGGCCATCTGGGGGGACCGGCTCGCCTCGCCGCTGCTCGACCGGTATCTCGGCGCCACGGCCGTGAGCGGACAGCAGAGCGACGAACCCGTCGAACCCGGCCGCAAGGACAATCTCTATCACCCGGTGGCGGGCGATCACGGCGCGCATGGGCGGTTCGACGACACGGCCCGGCGCAAGAGTTCGGAGTTCTGGCTGACCACGCATCGCACGCAGATCGGCCTTGGCGCGGCGGCGGTGGTCGCGGCGGGTGTCGGCCTTTTCGCCGGGCGACGTCGGGGCCGCTGA
- a CDS encoding ZIP family metal transporter, which translates to MGAAGPWIAALWGLVGGSALLIGAAIALAVSLPQRVIAAIMAMGSGVLISAVAFDLMDEAFRQGGVVATSLGFVAGAFAYTVANVVLSRRGARHRKRSGSDAKERQPPAGADGGLAIAIGALLDGIPESVVIGVSLLDGAGVSLVTVIAVFLSNVPEGLSSAAGMKKAGRSKRYIFGVWGGIAFASGISALFGNALLAGAPPEWIASVTAIAAGAILAMLVDTMIPEATEETHEFSGLIAVAGFLVAFILSKTGG; encoded by the coding sequence GTGGGCGCCGCCGGCCCCTGGATCGCCGCCCTGTGGGGCCTTGTGGGCGGATCGGCGCTGCTGATCGGCGCGGCGATCGCCCTTGCCGTGTCCCTGCCGCAGCGCGTGATCGCCGCCATCATGGCGATGGGATCGGGCGTGCTGATTTCCGCGGTGGCCTTCGATCTGATGGACGAGGCGTTCCGACAGGGCGGCGTGGTGGCGACCTCGCTCGGCTTCGTCGCCGGCGCGTTCGCCTATACGGTCGCCAATGTCGTGCTCTCTCGCCGGGGCGCCCGGCACCGCAAGCGGTCCGGATCGGACGCGAAGGAGCGCCAGCCGCCGGCAGGAGCCGACGGCGGCCTGGCGATCGCCATCGGTGCGCTGCTGGACGGCATTCCCGAATCGGTGGTCATCGGGGTCAGCCTGCTGGATGGTGCCGGCGTCAGCCTGGTCACGGTAATCGCGGTATTCCTGTCGAACGTGCCGGAGGGGCTTTCGAGCGCGGCCGGCATGAAGAAGGCCGGCCGCAGCAAGCGATACATCTTCGGCGTCTGGGGCGGCATCGCCTTTGCCTCCGGCATTTCGGCGCTGTTCGGCAACGCCCTTCTGGCCGGAGCGCCACCGGAATGGATCGCGTCGGTGACGGCGATCGCGGCCGGGGCGATCCTGGCGATGCTGGTCGACACCATGATCCCCGAGGCGACGGAGGAAACGCACGAATTCTCCGGATTGATCGCCGTTGCCGGTTTTCTCGTCGCCTTCATCCTGTCGAAAACCGGCGGGTGA
- a CDS encoding glycoside hydrolase family 15 protein: MARRRIEDYGLIGDGETAALVGRDGSIDWLCLPRFDSGACFAALLGTEDNGCWRLRPDAAVRRTERRYIDHTLILETVFETDEGTVAVTDFMPIRGEAPDIVRIVEGRSGCTRMRSDLALRFDYGRIHPLVQSLSDVRAVAISGPDAVALDFAAEIAFVDRWARSEFTVAAGDTKAFILTWFASHHDVPERVDPARALADTHRYWKDWLDRSRYDGPYREAVLRSLITLKALIHRPTGGITAAPTSSLPECSGGKRNWDYRYCWLRDATFTLLSFVQAGMTREASHWIEWLRRTAGGEPIDLQPFYTVGGDRRAPEWEADWLPGFNGARPVRFGNAAAGQCQLDIYGETVDALYRAAEHGLGKTEDSSTLVRLLADKLETVWEEPDAGIWESRGDPACYTYSKVMCWVAFDRAARWFDGDDPERSRRCRELADHIHALVCDRGYDEDVGSFTQTFDGTALDASALRIPLVGFLPADDPRIRSTVAAVERNLMRGGYVVRYSADAADDGIGGGEGAFIAASYWLADVYALQGRMDEARALFERLLARANDLMLLSEELDTDEARLLGNFPQGLSHLSLITTAMNLGGGGPAHRRSSNGDRSR; this comes from the coding sequence ATGGCGCGGCGGCGGATCGAGGATTACGGGCTGATCGGCGACGGCGAGACGGCTGCGCTGGTCGGGCGCGACGGATCGATCGACTGGCTGTGCCTGCCGCGCTTCGACTCCGGGGCATGTTTCGCCGCCCTGCTCGGCACCGAAGACAATGGCTGCTGGCGACTTCGCCCGGATGCCGCCGTGCGTCGCACCGAACGGCGCTACATCGACCACACGCTGATCCTGGAGACGGTGTTCGAAACCGACGAAGGCACCGTCGCCGTCACGGACTTCATGCCCATTCGCGGCGAGGCGCCGGACATCGTCCGCATCGTCGAGGGGCGTTCCGGATGCACAAGGATGCGTTCCGATCTGGCGCTGCGCTTCGACTATGGCCGGATTCATCCGCTCGTCCAGTCGCTGTCGGACGTGCGCGCCGTCGCGATTTCCGGCCCCGATGCGGTGGCGCTGGACTTTGCTGCGGAGATCGCCTTCGTCGACCGTTGGGCCAGGAGCGAGTTCACCGTCGCGGCGGGCGACACAAAGGCCTTCATTCTCACCTGGTTCGCCTCCCACCATGACGTACCGGAACGCGTCGATCCGGCCCGCGCGCTCGCGGACACGCATCGCTATTGGAAGGATTGGCTCGACCGCAGCCGATATGACGGACCGTACCGGGAGGCGGTGCTGCGCTCCCTGATCACGCTGAAGGCGCTGATCCACAGGCCGACGGGCGGTATCACCGCGGCGCCGACATCCTCCCTGCCGGAATGCTCCGGGGGCAAGCGGAACTGGGATTACCGGTATTGCTGGCTGCGCGACGCCACGTTCACGCTGCTGAGCTTCGTCCAGGCCGGCATGACCCGGGAAGCATCGCACTGGATCGAATGGCTGCGGCGGACGGCGGGTGGCGAGCCGATCGACCTTCAGCCCTTCTATACCGTCGGCGGCGATCGCCGGGCCCCGGAATGGGAAGCCGACTGGCTGCCCGGGTTCAACGGTGCCCGGCCGGTGCGGTTCGGCAACGCCGCGGCCGGACAGTGCCAGCTCGACATCTATGGCGAAACCGTCGACGCCCTGTACCGCGCCGCGGAACACGGCCTGGGCAAGACGGAGGATAGCTCCACGCTCGTCCGCCTGCTCGCCGACAAGCTGGAAACTGTCTGGGAAGAACCCGATGCCGGCATCTGGGAAAGCCGCGGCGATCCGGCCTGCTATACCTATTCGAAAGTGATGTGCTGGGTCGCCTTCGATCGCGCCGCGCGCTGGTTCGATGGCGACGATCCGGAACGAAGCCGCCGCTGTCGCGAACTGGCCGATCACATCCATGCCCTTGTGTGCGACCGGGGATATGACGAGGATGTGGGAAGCTTCACCCAGACCTTCGACGGAACGGCGCTCGATGCCAGCGCGCTCAGGATTCCGCTGGTGGGGTTCCTGCCGGCAGACGATCCTCGCATCCGCTCGACCGTCGCCGCGGTCGAGCGCAACCTGATGCGCGGCGGCTATGTAGTGCGCTATTCCGCCGATGCGGCCGACGACGGCATCGGCGGCGGCGAAGGCGCTTTCATCGCCGCAAGCTACTGGCTGGCCGATGTCTATGCGCTGCAGGGGCGGATGGACGAAGCGCGCGCGCTGTTCGAACGGCTGCTCGCGCGCGCCAACGACCTGATGCTGCTGTCGGAAGAACTCGACACGGACGAGGCGCGCCTGCTGGGCAATTTCCCGCAGGGCCTGTCCCACCTGTCGCTCATCACGACCGCGATGAACCTCGGCGGCGGCGGCCCGGCCCATCGCCGCAGCAGCAATGGCGACCGCAGCCGATAG